From one Tautonia marina genomic stretch:
- a CDS encoding HEAT repeat domain-containing protein, which yields MISPASPPCLIGCPIVPARVVAMMITLIVSPIASGFAPGPDRGDPSMNEPGRQPLLAFYYEQLNRDGDLDSFQNRVDARYSETTLRRLVSSADVQARRGAVTALGLIGDFGCNDALGPALADEDPTVRQLASQSLWSIWFRAGTDEQNETLRLVVELNNRGLTREAQRQATRLIAEAPNFAEAYNQRAIASFVLGEFVESAADCKRVLELNPYHFGAFGGLGQCYLKLGRPDLALETYRRSLTIQPHDEGLKRLIEALEADRS from the coding sequence GTGATCTCCCCCGCATCTCCCCCCTGTCTGATCGGTTGCCCGATCGTCCCGGCCCGGGTCGTGGCGATGATGATCACCCTGATCGTCTCCCCGATTGCGTCCGGCTTCGCTCCTGGTCCCGATCGAGGCGATCCTTCGATGAATGAGCCTGGTCGGCAACCCTTGCTGGCCTTTTACTACGAACAGCTGAACCGTGACGGTGATCTCGACTCCTTTCAGAATCGCGTGGACGCTCGATATTCCGAGACCACCCTCCGTCGTCTGGTGTCGTCCGCCGATGTTCAAGCGCGCCGGGGAGCCGTCACCGCCCTCGGCCTGATCGGCGATTTCGGCTGCAACGACGCGCTCGGCCCGGCCCTTGCCGACGAGGACCCGACCGTCCGCCAACTCGCCTCCCAGTCGCTCTGGTCCATCTGGTTCCGAGCCGGAACCGATGAGCAGAACGAGACGCTCCGCCTGGTCGTCGAGTTGAATAACCGGGGTCTTACCCGAGAAGCCCAGCGTCAGGCCACCCGATTGATTGCCGAGGCCCCCAACTTCGCCGAGGCATACAACCAGCGGGCCATCGCGTCGTTCGTCCTCGGAGAGTTCGTCGAAAGCGCCGCCGACTGCAAGCGAGTGCTGGAACTGAACCCCTATCATTTTGGTGCCTTCGGTGGCCTCGGGCAGTGCTATCTGAAACTCGGTCGGCCCGATCTGGCGCTGGAAACTTATCGACGGTCCCTCACAATCCAGCCTCACGACGAAGGTTTGAAACGCCTGATCGAGGCGCTCGAAGCCGATCGATCGTGA
- the nadC gene encoding carboxylating nicotinate-nucleotide diphosphorylase — translation MTLQHPPYEFGSAEHNNAEALIALALSEDLGQRGDLTAEATIPSEATGAARFVARQSGILAGLPVVALIAQRFGLAQGFVPERSDGDPLEPGTLIARVSGPMRAILSMERTALNFLQRLSGIATQTHRFVLAVEGTHAAILDTRKTTPGWRWLEKYAVRCGGGANHRIGLFDAVLIKDNHLAWLASSGDPIGRAITAARQLAPPGTTVEVEVDTLDQFDRALSCRPDIVLLDNFTHHDLAEAVRRRDASSSTVLLEASGGIDLASVAEVARTGVDRISVGAITHSAPSLDIGLDEEIVRDSHRSC, via the coding sequence ATGACCTTGCAGCATCCGCCGTACGAATTTGGTTCCGCTGAACATAACAATGCAGAGGCCCTGATCGCGCTGGCCCTCTCCGAGGACCTGGGTCAGCGCGGTGATCTCACCGCCGAAGCGACCATTCCCTCCGAAGCGACCGGCGCAGCTCGCTTCGTTGCTCGGCAATCGGGGATCCTTGCCGGATTGCCCGTCGTGGCCCTGATCGCCCAACGGTTTGGACTGGCTCAAGGTTTTGTCCCAGAGCGATCCGATGGTGACCCGCTCGAACCGGGAACGCTCATCGCTCGGGTTTCCGGACCAATGCGAGCCATTCTATCGATGGAACGAACGGCGTTGAATTTCCTTCAGCGGCTGTCTGGGATTGCCACGCAGACTCATCGGTTCGTCCTGGCGGTTGAAGGCACCCACGCGGCCATCCTCGACACCCGAAAAACAACCCCCGGCTGGCGTTGGCTGGAAAAGTACGCGGTGCGATGCGGCGGCGGAGCGAACCACCGGATCGGCCTCTTTGACGCGGTTCTCATCAAGGACAACCATCTCGCCTGGCTTGCTTCCTCGGGAGATCCGATCGGTCGGGCGATCACCGCGGCGCGTCAGCTTGCCCCCCCGGGAACCACTGTCGAGGTCGAAGTGGACACCCTCGACCAGTTCGATCGAGCTCTGTCCTGTCGGCCTGACATTGTCTTGCTTGATAATTTTACACATCACGATTTGGCCGAAGCCGTTCGCCGTCGTGACGCTTCGTCCTCGACCGTTTTGCTCGAAGCTTCGGGAGGAATCGATCTCGCTTCGGTCGCCGAAGTCGCGCGAACCGGGGTCGATCGGATCAGCGTCGGGGCGATCACCCACTCGGCTCCGTCGCTCGACATTGGACTGGACGAAGAAATTGTCCGAGATTCTCATCGGTCGTGTTGA
- a CDS encoding DUF4174 domain-containing protein: MSLRTLILLSPFVLAVILGRAVRLPEEPRAQDTGPMYNFSMKRYQWNERPLLVFAPSRDDQAYCETMIIWNRNGPKLDEYDLVLLEVFEDGVSRADGREIPQESATHLRERFQVEDGDLTILLVGKDGSEKGRWNQLPPLQDIYDLIDTMPMRQREIRSQQDAHPE, from the coding sequence GTGTCATTGCGCACCTTGATCCTGCTCAGTCCCTTTGTGCTTGCCGTGATTCTGGGTCGAGCCGTCAGACTTCCCGAGGAACCCCGAGCGCAAGACACTGGGCCCATGTACAACTTCTCCATGAAGCGATATCAGTGGAACGAGCGACCGCTCCTCGTCTTCGCGCCTTCGAGAGACGACCAGGCCTATTGCGAAACCATGATTATCTGGAATCGCAACGGACCGAAACTCGACGAGTACGACCTCGTGCTGCTTGAGGTCTTCGAGGACGGAGTGAGTCGCGCCGACGGTCGGGAAATCCCGCAGGAGTCCGCGACTCACCTCCGCGAGCGATTCCAGGTCGAAGACGGGGACTTGACCATTCTTCTGGTGGGCAAGGATGGTTCCGAAAAGGGTCGATGGAATCAACTGCCTCCCTTGCAAGACATCTATGACCTGATCGACACTATGCCCATGCGTCAGCGGGAAATCCGATCGCAGCAGGACGCCCATCCGGAGTAA